In Candidatus Binataceae bacterium, the DNA window GGTGCGCATCATCCGCAACATCATCGAGCGCGCCGATCTTATCGGAATGTAGGCGCGCGCGACGCGGATGCGCCGCGGGCGAAGGAGCAATGGAGCAGATGAACGAGGAAACCGCTGCGCGGATCAAACGTTTGGACGCCGCGATTTCGACCTACGTGCGGCCCGACACCTTTCCGCTCGCGATCCGGATGCTCAAGCCGGGCGAGCCCTTACCTGAGGACGTGCGCGTTCCGAGCCGCAGCCTCAAGGAGCAATGGATCGTATGTCAGTCGATCGGCGTGGCGCGGCGCTACGGATGGGGTATCGCGGTTGGCCGCGACGACGTAATCTGTCCGCTCTCGGCGATCGCCTTCGGTTTCCGCAAGCCCAACGACGAATATCTCAAGGGTTTCGCCGCGCTCGGGATGTACTGTGAGAACGAGGAGGCGGCCTCGAAGCTCGAAGCCAGCACGTGGAAGTTCGAACCCGGGGCCTACGACTACGTATGCGTTGCGCCGCTCAGCCGCGCACGCTTCGAGCCCCACGTCGTCGCAGTGTACGCCAACAGCGCTCAAGTGCTCAGACTGGTGCATGCCGCGCTCTACCGCCGCGGAGGCCGTGTCACGAGCACTACCGGCGGCCGGCTCGACTGCGCCGAAATCGTTATCCAGACGATGACGACCAGCGAGCCCAAGGTGATTCTGCCGTGCACGGGCGACCGCGTCTTCGGGATGGCGCAGGACACCGAGATGGTGTTCGCCTGCCCGTGGGAGTATGCCGACGAGATCGTGGCCGGGCTGGAGGGCACGCACAAGGGTGGCATCCGCTACCCGATTACGGTCGATATGCGCTCGACCGTGACGATGCCGAAGACCTATCAGGACCTGATGAAAATGCTAAGGGAGCGCGACGAAAGCTCCCGCAGTTGAGCCCGCCGCACCCGATACCCGGCTGCCGCTCGATGCGGCAGGCCCCCTGCGTGGAAGAAA includes these proteins:
- a CDS encoding DUF169 domain-containing protein, with the translated sequence MNEETAARIKRLDAAISTYVRPDTFPLAIRMLKPGEPLPEDVRVPSRSLKEQWIVCQSIGVARRYGWGIAVGRDDVICPLSAIAFGFRKPNDEYLKGFAALGMYCENEEAASKLEASTWKFEPGAYDYVCVAPLSRARFEPHVVAVYANSAQVLRLVHAALYRRGGRVTSTTGGRLDCAEIVIQTMTTSEPKVILPCTGDRVFGMAQDTEMVFACPWEYADEIVAGLEGTHKGGIRYPITVDMRSTVTMPKTYQDLMKMLRERDESSRS